One stretch of Chryseobacterium indologenes DNA includes these proteins:
- the kdpC gene encoding K(+)-transporting ATPase subunit C: protein MKNHIVSAFRLSLVMLVVVGIYLIVVYAGSKVLPTQGNAEIINYKGQKFYANIGQEFKSEKYFHGRPSSVNYNAAGSGGSNKGPSNEEYLETVQKRIDTLKLQNPEMGNAKVPVELVTASGSGLDPDISEEGALYQAKRIAKVRSLSVEQINSLIKDQTQKPFLGLFGPSKINVLKLNIALDQLK, encoded by the coding sequence ATGAAAAATCATATTGTTTCAGCATTCAGATTAAGCCTTGTGATGTTAGTTGTTGTAGGAATTTATCTGATTGTTGTATATGCAGGATCAAAAGTATTGCCTACCCAAGGAAATGCAGAGATCATTAATTATAAAGGACAAAAATTCTATGCCAATATAGGACAGGAATTTAAATCTGAAAAATATTTCCATGGTCGCCCATCTTCGGTAAACTATAATGCGGCAGGAAGTGGAGGAAGCAATAAAGGCCCAAGCAATGAAGAATATCTGGAAACTGTACAGAAAAGGATAGACACTTTGAAGTTACAAAATCCAGAAATGGGAAATGCTAAAGTACCTGTAGAGCTAGTTACTGCAAGTGGAAGCGGTTTAGATCCTGATATTTCAGAGGAAGGAGCTTTATACCAGGCTAAAAGAATTGCCAAGGTGAGAAGCCTTTCCGTAGAACAAATCAATAGTTTAATTAAGGACCAGACTCAGAAACCATTTTTAGGGCTTTTCGGACCTTCAAAAATCAATGTTTTAAAGCTTAACATTGCTCTAGACCAATTAAAATAA
- a CDS encoding sensor protein KdpD: MSSAKHFLELIQKSRKGKFKIYIGMSAGVGKTFRMLQEAHSLLRNGIDVKIGYIETHDREETVALVEGIPEIERKSVFYKGKNLEEMDLQAIINEHPEVVLVDELAHTNVEGSKNKKRWQDVLEILDNGINVISAMNIQHIESLNEEVKKITGVEVAERVPDKILALADEVVNIDLTADELLTRLKEGKIYKKEKIHTALSNFFQSGHILQLRELALKEVATHVERKVETEIKTENFKPIKFLACISSNEKIAKTIIRKTARLASYYNSPWTVLYIQKPSENPEKIALDKQRFLINNFNLAQELGAKVVRIKQSSVHNGILEYVIAHNITTVCIGKPHAKLWQRLSGYSWIYTLMNRLNERQVDIIILS, translated from the coding sequence ATGTCATCAGCAAAACATTTTTTAGAACTCATCCAAAAGTCCCGGAAAGGGAAGTTTAAAATCTATATAGGGATGAGTGCAGGTGTTGGAAAGACTTTCCGAATGCTGCAGGAAGCCCATTCTCTTTTACGAAACGGCATTGATGTAAAGATCGGCTATATAGAAACCCACGACCGTGAAGAAACCGTAGCTTTAGTGGAAGGGATTCCGGAAATTGAAAGAAAATCAGTCTTTTATAAAGGTAAAAACCTGGAGGAAATGGACCTCCAGGCTATTATCAATGAGCATCCGGAAGTGGTTCTTGTAGATGAACTGGCGCATACCAATGTGGAAGGTTCTAAAAATAAAAAGAGATGGCAGGATGTACTGGAAATTCTGGATAACGGAATTAATGTCATCAGTGCGATGAATATTCAGCATATTGAAAGTCTTAATGAAGAAGTAAAGAAAATAACAGGCGTTGAAGTGGCAGAGCGTGTCCCGGATAAAATTCTGGCACTGGCTGATGAAGTCGTTAATATTGATCTTACAGCTGATGAACTGCTCACCCGCTTGAAAGAAGGAAAAATCTATAAAAAAGAGAAAATTCATACGGCTCTCAGTAACTTCTTCCAGAGTGGGCACATTCTTCAGCTTCGTGAGCTTGCTTTAAAAGAAGTAGCGACGCATGTGGAAAGGAAGGTGGAAACTGAAATTAAAACAGAGAATTTTAAACCCATTAAATTTCTGGCCTGCATAAGCAGTAATGAGAAGATTGCCAAAACTATTATAAGGAAAACTGCCAGACTTGCGAGTTATTACAACAGTCCATGGACGGTTCTTTATATCCAGAAACCTTCTGAAAATCCTGAAAAAATAGCGCTGGACAAGCAACGGTTTTTGATTAATAATTTTAATTTAGCACAGGAATTGGGAGCTAAGGTAGTCCGAATCAAACAGAGCAGTGTTCATAACGGAATCCTTGAGTATGTGATTGCCCATAATATCACTACAGTTTGTATTGGAAAACCTCATGCAAAACTATGGCAGCGTCTGTCCGGGTACAGTTGGATCTATACTTTGATGAACAGGCTGAATGAAAGGCAGGTAGATATTATTATTTTATCTTAA
- a CDS encoding porin → MLLGVFFSKAQSSDSLKTEPKVTFSAYAELFYTYDFNEPGNHLRQNFLYSYNRHNEVNLNLGLIKANYQSENIRANLALMGGTYAQDNMAAEQEALRYINEANVGIKISKNKNLWIDAGIMPSHIGWESAIGRDNINLTRSFAAENSPYFETGAKISYTSDNGKWFVSGLVLNGWQRIAKVKGNQSISFGHQVTYKPNDKVTLNSSSFIGNDKAKDEKRMRYFHDLYGSFQLTEKFSALLGFDIGAEQKIKGSEQYNIWYSPNIQAKYQVDSKWALAGRLEYYNDKNGVIISTGTPNGFQTFGYSLNVDYAIFKNVVFRTEARGFTSKDAIFAKNDDFRKGNFFVTTSLAVWF, encoded by the coding sequence ATGCTGTTGGGAGTATTTTTCTCAAAAGCACAATCATCAGACTCATTAAAAACAGAACCGAAAGTAACATTTTCTGCTTATGCGGAACTCTTTTATACTTATGATTTTAATGAGCCGGGAAATCATCTCCGCCAAAATTTTTTATACTCTTACAACAGACATAATGAGGTAAATCTTAATTTAGGATTGATAAAAGCCAATTATCAGAGTGAGAATATCAGAGCCAATCTTGCATTAATGGGCGGAACTTATGCACAGGACAATATGGCTGCGGAACAGGAGGCTTTACGATATATTAACGAAGCAAACGTAGGAATTAAAATATCGAAAAATAAAAACCTGTGGATTGATGCTGGGATCATGCCTTCTCATATCGGTTGGGAAAGCGCTATTGGAAGAGATAATATTAATCTGACAAGAAGCTTTGCCGCTGAAAATTCGCCTTATTTTGAAACCGGAGCTAAGATTTCCTACACTTCAGATAACGGGAAATGGTTTGTAAGCGGATTGGTCCTGAATGGCTGGCAGCGCATTGCCAAAGTGAAAGGAAACCAAAGTATTTCTTTTGGACATCAGGTGACCTACAAACCCAATGATAAAGTAACTTTGAACAGCAGTTCATTTATTGGGAATGATAAAGCGAAAGACGAGAAAAGAATGCGCTATTTCCATGATCTGTATGGAAGTTTTCAGCTGACAGAAAAGTTTTCAGCTTTATTAGGGTTTGATATCGGAGCAGAGCAAAAGATCAAAGGCAGTGAGCAGTATAATATCTGGTACAGTCCGAATATACAGGCAAAATATCAGGTGGATAGTAAATGGGCATTGGCAGGAAGATTGGAGTATTACAATGACAAAAACGGAGTGATTATCAGTACGGGAACTCCTAATGGTTTTCAAACCTTCGGATATTCACTGAACGTAGATTATGCTATATTTAAAAATGTTGTTTTCCGTACTGAAGCAAGAGGTTTTACCTCTAAGGATGCCATTTTTGCTAAAAATGATGATTTCAGGAAGGGAAATTTCTTTGTTACAACAAGTTTAGCGGTGTGGTTTTAA